The following proteins are encoded in a genomic region of Nicotiana sylvestris chromosome 4, ASM39365v2, whole genome shotgun sequence:
- the LOC104225171 gene encoding uncharacterized protein has protein sequence MNGYIQKSVAILQLEDFSKLISAALTWERIDKEGASWRENKFRKGNSDYGGPSKKGKLDYSKTESTHKSLHHKQNKSNFSTVSTPSYGQGKTHTPTCAQCGKNHYGVCRRASGACFNCGSMDHKVKDCPNPNPLSYTHTEGSVQKPVTTYSQANSSARPRNMQVAGSSVANQAGGSRATARVYAMRQKNDQDGPNVVVDKFHLFGIFVVTLLDPGSSHSYVCSSLAFPDTVKSVKLDFDVLVTRPLGHQDVVNRIYRDCPFMIKNLVFSVDLLEMPFQDYNVIVGMD, from the coding sequence ATGAATGGTTACATTCAAAAATCAGTGGCAATCTTACAACTTGAGGATTTTTCCAAGCTGATTTCAGCTGCACTTACTTGGGAAAGAATTGACAAAGAAGGAGCTAGTTGGAGAGAAAACAAGTTTAGGAAGGGTAATTCAGATTATGGTGGTCCATCCAAAAAGGGAAAGCTTGACTATTCCAAGACCGAGAGTACACATAAATCATTACATCATAAGCAGAATAAGTCAAATTTTTCTACTGTCAGTACTCCAAGTTATGGCCAAGGCAAAACTCATACACCTACTTGTGCACAGTGCGGGAAGAATCATTATGGTGTATGTAGACGAGCTTCTGGTGCTTGTTTTAATTGTGGAAGTATGGATCATAAAGTGAAGGATTGTCCTAATCCTAACCCTCTTTCTTATACACATACAGAAGGATCAGTTCAAAAGCCTGTCACTACTTATTCTCAAGCTAATAGTAGTGCTAGACCTCGAAATATGCAAGTAGCGGGTTCGAGTGTAGCTAATCAGGCTGGTGGGTCGAGAGCTACTGCACGAGTTTATGCTATGAGACAGAAGAATGACCAGGATGGTCCGAACGTGGTTGTTGATAAATTTCACTTATTTGGCATATTTGTTGTTACATTATTAGATCCTGGATCTTCTCACTCTTATGTTTGCTCATCACTTGCATTTCCCGATACTGTTAAATCTGTGAAACTTGACTTTGATGTGCTGGTCACGAGGCCATTAGGTCATCAGGATGTTGTTAACAGGATTTATCGAGATTGTCCATTCATGATTAAAAATCTGGTCTTCTCTGTCGACTTGCTTGAAATGCCCTTCCAAGACTATAATGTTATTGTTGGCATGGATTAG